In Mesorhizobium sp. 113-3-3, a genomic segment contains:
- a CDS encoding sn-glycerol-3-phosphate import ATP-binding protein UgpC, whose translation MASIAIRGVKKNYAKTQVVHGVDLDFASGEFVVILGPSGCGKSTLLRMIAGLEEISDGTIAIDGTVVNKLEPRERGCAMVFQNYALYPHMSVSQNIGYSLKVAGVPSAERQQRIQAVARTLELEHLLDRKPMALSGGQRQRVAMGRAMIREPKVFLFDEPLSNLDAKLRVQMRSEIRKLHRRLNATSVFVTHDQVEAMTLADRLVVMNGGRVEQVGTPGEIYTRPASRFVATFVGAPAMNILEGTVELDGLSLLGGSRRLAMARAGLPVGTKVAMGIRPETVRLVAPGTAGALDATVDLVEELGAGRVIYVDLDGAPFSVMTSEAVHPEPGSQVGLKISPQDMHFFSSETGSRLDVFKASVPEPAL comes from the coding sequence ATGGCCTCCATCGCCATACGCGGCGTCAAGAAGAACTACGCCAAGACGCAGGTCGTGCACGGCGTCGACCTCGACTTCGCCTCTGGCGAATTCGTCGTCATCCTGGGACCGTCGGGCTGCGGCAAGTCCACGCTGCTGCGCATGATCGCCGGGCTCGAGGAGATTTCCGATGGCACGATCGCCATCGACGGCACGGTGGTCAACAAGCTCGAACCGCGCGAGCGCGGCTGCGCCATGGTGTTCCAGAACTACGCGCTCTATCCGCATATGAGTGTTTCGCAGAACATCGGCTATTCGCTCAAGGTCGCCGGCGTTCCCTCGGCCGAGCGCCAGCAGCGCATCCAGGCGGTCGCCCGCACGCTGGAGCTCGAACACCTGCTCGACCGCAAGCCGATGGCACTTTCCGGTGGCCAGAGGCAGCGCGTCGCCATGGGCCGGGCCATGATCCGCGAGCCGAAGGTGTTCCTGTTCGACGAGCCGCTGTCCAATCTCGATGCCAAGCTGCGCGTGCAGATGCGCTCGGAAATCCGCAAGCTGCATCGCCGGCTGAACGCCACCTCGGTCTTCGTCACCCATGACCAGGTCGAGGCGATGACGCTGGCCGACCGGCTGGTGGTGATGAATGGCGGACGCGTCGAACAGGTCGGCACGCCAGGTGAGATCTACACCCGCCCGGCCAGCCGCTTCGTCGCCACCTTCGTCGGCGCGCCGGCCATGAACATTCTGGAAGGCACGGTCGAACTCGATGGGCTGTCGCTGCTCGGCGGCAGCCGGCGCCTGGCCATGGCACGCGCCGGCCTGCCGGTCGGCACCAAGGTCGCGATGGGCATCCGGCCGGAGACCGTCCGACTGGTGGCGCCCGGCACGGCCGGTGCGCTCGACGCCACCGTCGACCTGGTCGAGGAACTGGGCGCGGGGCGGGTCATCTATGTCGATCTCGACGGCGCGCCGTTTTCGGTGATGACATCGGAGGCCGTCCACCCCGAGCCCGGCAGCCAGGTCGGCCTGAAGATTTCGCCGCAGGACATGCATTTCTTCTCATCGGAGACGGGAAGCCGCCTCGATGTCTTCAAGGCGTCCGTGCCCGAGCCGGCGCTCTAA
- a CDS encoding extracellular solute-binding protein, whose translation MTMIKRGFAALAAGALSSALAMPASAEPVKFDFWFGLSGDLARVVDTLCKNFNESQKDYEVVCTSQGNYDATLQNTIAAFRAGKQPAVVQVYDVGTATMMLSGAYKPADKLMEENGYKIDYADYFPGIARYYATSKGEMLSFPFNSSTPLMYWNKDAFAKIGKTEAPKTWEDVGADLKALKEAGYECPMAINISANESWQLMEQFSALHNQPIATKNNGYDGLDARLEVNKTKFVQYVTDLKKWYDAGLIKIKSKDLGQDMVQAFASGTCQVILTSVGDHGTVGRTQKEGMKWDVAELPVYAGTERKNSLVGGASLWVLSGKSDAEYKGAAAFLNFIHDPKTALFWSTNTGYIPVTKSGFDYMKGQGFYDKAPFKGREVAIASLTASEPTEITRGIRLGNFTQIRAEFGTQMQAIFANKVSVQEGLDTLVKNGDAILDRFQQTYPGKTLP comes from the coding sequence ATGACTATGATCAAGCGGGGCTTTGCTGCCCTTGCCGCTGGTGCGCTCAGCTCTGCGCTGGCGATGCCTGCTTCTGCGGAACCGGTGAAATTCGACTTCTGGTTCGGCCTTTCGGGCGACCTCGCCCGTGTCGTCGACACGCTGTGCAAGAACTTCAATGAATCGCAGAAGGACTACGAAGTCGTCTGCACCAGCCAGGGCAATTACGACGCCACGCTGCAGAACACCATAGCGGCCTTCCGCGCCGGCAAGCAGCCGGCCGTCGTCCAGGTCTATGACGTCGGCACCGCCACCATGATGCTGTCGGGCGCCTACAAGCCAGCCGACAAGCTGATGGAAGAGAACGGCTACAAGATCGACTACGCCGACTATTTCCCCGGCATCGCGCGCTACTATGCGACGTCGAAAGGCGAGATGCTGTCCTTCCCGTTCAATTCCTCGACCCCGCTGATGTACTGGAACAAGGACGCCTTCGCCAAGATCGGCAAGACCGAAGCGCCCAAGACCTGGGAAGATGTCGGCGCCGATCTCAAGGCGTTGAAGGAGGCCGGCTATGAGTGTCCGATGGCCATCAACATCTCGGCCAACGAAAGCTGGCAGCTGATGGAGCAGTTCTCGGCGCTCCACAACCAGCCGATCGCCACCAAGAACAACGGCTATGACGGTCTCGACGCGCGCCTCGAAGTCAACAAGACCAAGTTCGTCCAGTACGTCACCGACCTCAAGAAGTGGTATGACGCCGGCCTGATCAAGATCAAGTCCAAGGATCTCGGCCAGGACATGGTCCAGGCCTTCGCCTCGGGCACCTGCCAGGTCATCCTGACCTCGGTCGGCGACCACGGCACGGTCGGCAGGACCCAGAAGGAAGGCATGAAGTGGGATGTCGCCGAACTGCCGGTCTATGCCGGCACGGAGCGCAAGAATTCGCTGGTCGGCGGCGCTTCGCTGTGGGTGCTTTCCGGCAAGTCGGACGCCGAATACAAGGGCGCGGCCGCTTTCCTGAACTTCATCCATGACCCCAAGACGGCTTTGTTCTGGTCGACCAACACCGGCTACATCCCGGTGACCAAGTCGGGCTTCGACTACATGAAGGGCCAGGGCTTCTACGACAAGGCCCCCTTCAAGGGCCGCGAAGTCGCCATCGCCAGCCTGACCGCGTCCGAGCCGACCGAAATCACCCGCGGCATCCGGCTGGGCAACTTCACCCAGATCCGCGCCGAGTTCGGCACGCAGATGCAGGCGATCTTCGCCAACAAGGTCAGCGTCCAGGAAGGCCTCGACACGCTGGTCAAGAACGGCGACGCCATCCTCGACCGCTTCCAGCAGACCTATCCGGGCAAGACCTTGCCCTGA
- a CDS encoding ABC transporter permease subunit translates to MVERTPFLNFFTHLILFIGFVFCIAPFVVVVVAASHNLKDVNDVPMSLLPGSDFWVNIKTAWTTADLGPKLLNSFIMATGVAAGKVIISALTAFSIVYFRYPGRMLIFWLIFITLMLPLEVRIVPTYAVVANVLEPYQAILDLTGISWLIEKVSGVHVALNLGMLNSYPGLILPLIATATGTFLYRQFFLTVPDELTEAARMDGAGPLRFFIDVLLPLSRNNMAALGTIMFLWAWNQYLWPLLITTDQSHATAVTELKQLIPNVGGAPEWHIAMAGTLIVMLPPLVVVVLMQRWFVRGLIATEK, encoded by the coding sequence ATGGTCGAGCGCACACCGTTCTTGAATTTCTTCACGCATCTGATCCTGTTCATCGGCTTCGTCTTTTGCATTGCGCCGTTCGTGGTTGTCGTCGTCGCGGCGTCCCACAACCTCAAGGATGTCAACGATGTGCCGATGTCACTGCTGCCGGGCAGCGACTTCTGGGTCAACATCAAGACCGCCTGGACGACGGCCGATCTCGGTCCCAAGCTGCTCAACAGCTTCATCATGGCGACAGGCGTCGCCGCCGGCAAAGTGATCATCTCGGCACTCACCGCCTTCTCGATCGTCTACTTCCGCTATCCCGGCCGCATGCTGATCTTCTGGCTGATCTTCATCACGCTGATGCTGCCGCTCGAAGTGCGCATCGTGCCGACCTACGCGGTTGTCGCCAACGTCCTTGAGCCCTATCAGGCGATCCTGGACCTGACCGGGATTTCCTGGCTGATCGAAAAAGTCTCGGGCGTGCATGTCGCGCTCAACCTGGGCATGCTCAATTCCTATCCAGGCCTGATCCTGCCGCTGATCGCCACCGCCACTGGCACCTTCCTCTACCGGCAGTTCTTCCTGACCGTTCCAGACGAGCTGACCGAGGCCGCGCGCATGGACGGCGCCGGTCCGCTGCGCTTCTTCATCGATGTCCTGTTGCCGCTGTCGCGCAACAATATGGCAGCGCTCGGCACCATCATGTTCCTCTGGGCGTGGAACCAGTACCTGTGGCCGCTGCTCATCACCACCGACCAATCGCATGCCACGGCGGTAACCGAGCTGAAGCAGCTCATCCCCAATGTCGGCGGCGCGCCCGAATGGCACATCGCCATGGCCGGGACGCTGATCGTCATGCTACCGCCGCTGGTCGTCGTGGTGCTGATGCAGCGCTGGTTCGTGCGCGGCCTGATCGCCACCGAGAAATAG
- a CDS encoding iron ABC transporter substrate-binding protein: MKYTLSALVGATALAIGLAAGPATAEDAGIIVYNAQHESLAKEWAEGFTKETGIKVTLRNGGDSDFSNQIVAEGAASPADVFLTENSPAMVLVENAGLFAPVDADTLAQVPQDYQATSGKWVGVAARSTVFAYNTTKLKADQLPKSLLDLADPSWKGRWAASPSGADFQAIVSALLQLKGEAATADWLKAMKANFTAYKGNSTVMKAVNAGEIEGGVIYHYYYFGDQAKTGENSKNVALHYFKNQDPGAFVSVSGGGVLASSKHQKEAQAFLKWVTGKGGQDVLKNGNSFEYAVGKGAESNPKLVPLADLQAPKVDATTLNSKKVTDLMTAAGLL; this comes from the coding sequence GTCTACAACGCCCAGCACGAAAGCCTGGCCAAGGAATGGGCCGAAGGTTTCACCAAGGAGACCGGCATCAAGGTCACGCTGCGCAATGGCGGCGACAGCGACTTCTCCAACCAGATCGTCGCCGAAGGCGCCGCCTCGCCCGCCGACGTCTTCCTGACGGAGAATTCACCCGCCATGGTGCTGGTCGAGAATGCCGGCCTGTTCGCGCCCGTCGATGCCGACACACTGGCGCAGGTGCCGCAGGACTATCAGGCGACCAGCGGCAAATGGGTGGGCGTGGCCGCGCGCAGCACCGTCTTTGCCTACAACACGACCAAGCTAAAGGCCGACCAGTTGCCGAAGTCGCTGCTCGATCTCGCCGATCCGAGCTGGAAGGGCCGTTGGGCCGCCTCGCCCTCGGGCGCCGATTTCCAGGCCATCGTCAGCGCATTGCTGCAGCTCAAGGGCGAGGCCGCCACGGCGGACTGGCTGAAGGCGATGAAGGCGAACTTCACCGCCTACAAGGGCAACAGCACGGTGATGAAGGCGGTCAACGCCGGCGAGATCGAAGGCGGCGTGATCTACCACTATTACTACTTCGGCGATCAGGCCAAGACCGGCGAGAACAGCAAGAACGTCGCGCTGCACTATTTCAAGAACCAGGATCCGGGCGCTTTCGTCTCGGTCTCGGGTGGCGGCGTGCTCGCCTCGAGCAAGCACCAGAAGGAAGCCCAGGCCTTCCTGAAATGGGTGACCGGCAAGGGCGGCCAGGATGTGCTGAAGAACGGGAACTCCTTCGAATACGCTGTCGGCAAGGGTGCCGAGTCCAACCCGAAGCTCGTTCCGCTGGCCGACCTGCAGGCGCCGAAAGTCGACGCCACGACGCTGAACTCCAAGAAGGTCACCGACCTGATGACGGCAGCCGGCTTGCTTTAG
- a CDS encoding carbohydrate ABC transporter permease: MEKRVTFGKWTIGILFAVPQLLLIFTFFYWPAGQAVYWSLTLQQPWGGGNIWVGLDNFRSILSNADYWNSITASLVFAGISTGLAMFIALVLAALTDRQLAGSRLYRVVLIWPYGIAAPALAMAFRFILAPEAGFMAMVNQVWPGFWDPGLDGADAMASIIVAFSWKYVGYNFIFFLAAFQAIPRSLVEAAAMDGSGVIRRFWDIQFPLITPTIFFLLVINITESFQDSFGIVDIMTSGGPANATNLMVYKIYSDGFKGLDYSGAAAQSIILMLLIIVLTIFQFRFIERRVHYR, translated from the coding sequence ATGGAAAAACGCGTCACTTTCGGCAAATGGACGATCGGCATCCTCTTCGCGGTGCCACAGCTCCTCCTGATCTTCACCTTCTTCTACTGGCCGGCCGGCCAAGCCGTGTACTGGTCGCTGACGCTGCAGCAGCCCTGGGGCGGCGGCAACATCTGGGTCGGGCTCGACAATTTCCGCTCCATCCTGTCCAACGCCGACTACTGGAACTCGATCACCGCCAGCCTTGTCTTTGCCGGTATCAGCACCGGTCTTGCAATGTTCATCGCCCTGGTGCTCGCTGCCTTGACCGATCGGCAGCTCGCCGGCTCGCGGCTCTACCGCGTCGTCCTGATCTGGCCCTACGGCATCGCGGCGCCCGCGCTGGCGATGGCGTTCCGCTTCATCCTGGCGCCGGAGGCCGGCTTCATGGCTATGGTCAACCAGGTCTGGCCCGGCTTCTGGGACCCCGGCCTCGACGGCGCCGACGCCATGGCCTCGATCATCGTCGCCTTCTCGTGGAAATATGTCGGCTACAACTTCATCTTCTTCCTCGCCGCGTTCCAGGCCATCCCGCGTTCGCTGGTCGAGGCCGCCGCGATGGACGGTTCCGGCGTCATCAGGCGTTTCTGGGACATCCAGTTTCCGCTGATCACGCCGACCATCTTCTTCCTGCTGGTCATCAACATCACCGAGAGTTTCCAGGACTCCTTCGGCATCGTCGACATCATGACATCAGGCGGTCCGGCCAACGCGACCAATTTGATGGTCTACAAGATCTATTCGGACGGTTTCAAAGGCCTCGATTATTCAGGAGCCGCCGCGCAGAGCATCATCCTGATGCTGCTCATCATCGTGCTCACCATCTTCCAGTTCCGCTTCATCGAACGGCGCGTGCATTACAGGTGA
- a CDS encoding ABC transporter ATP-binding protein, protein MSFLEIKGLHKHYGPVAALAGVDLDVASGSRTAIVGPSGCGKTTLLRLIAGFEAPDQGRIVLDGEVLANGGAAVPAHRRGIGVVAQDGALFPHLTIADNIGFGMGRGEDKRTERIVELAYIVGLDKAILKRRPHELSGGQQQRVALARAMAMKPRLMLLDEPFSALDTGLRASMRKAVAELLEAAGITTILVTHDQAEALSFAAQVAVMRDGKFSQVGTPRDLYLKPKDRMIAEFLGDAIILPASISGGFANSPLGRIAVDTNDSRDIARIMLRPEQIGLKRTSREGMSGTPDMLFGEVTESEFAGSTCMIAVRLLNNADPPDAAAIGNTPLILRKSGMDAPTVGEIVRLTVSGKAHVFV, encoded by the coding sequence ATGAGCTTTCTCGAAATCAAAGGCCTGCACAAGCATTACGGCCCCGTCGCAGCCCTTGCCGGCGTCGACCTCGATGTCGCCAGCGGCAGCCGGACCGCAATCGTCGGACCTTCAGGCTGCGGCAAGACCACCTTGCTGCGGCTGATCGCCGGCTTCGAGGCGCCGGACCAGGGCCGCATCGTGCTCGACGGCGAGGTGCTGGCCAATGGCGGCGCCGCGGTCCCGGCGCATCGCCGCGGCATCGGCGTGGTGGCGCAGGACGGCGCCCTGTTCCCGCATCTGACCATCGCGGACAATATCGGTTTTGGCATGGGCCGAGGCGAGGACAAGCGCACCGAGCGCATTGTCGAACTCGCCTATATCGTGGGCCTGGACAAGGCGATCCTCAAGCGCCGCCCGCATGAGCTTTCCGGCGGCCAGCAGCAGCGCGTGGCGCTCGCCCGCGCCATGGCGATGAAGCCGCGGCTGATGCTGCTCGACGAGCCGTTCTCGGCGCTCGACACCGGCCTGCGCGCCTCGATGCGCAAGGCGGTGGCCGAACTTCTGGAGGCGGCCGGCATCACCACCATCCTGGTCACCCACGACCAGGCCGAAGCACTGTCCTTCGCCGCCCAGGTGGCGGTGATGCGCGACGGCAAATTCTCGCAGGTCGGCACGCCGCGCGATCTCTACCTCAAGCCGAAGGACAGGATGATCGCCGAGTTCCTCGGCGACGCCATCATCCTGCCGGCGAGCATCTCGGGCGGCTTCGCCAACTCGCCGCTCGGCCGCATCGCCGTCGATACCAATGACAGCCGCGATATTGCCCGCATCATGCTGCGGCCGGAGCAGATCGGGCTGAAGCGCACATCGCGTGAAGGCATGTCGGGCACCCCCGACATGCTGTTCGGCGAGGTGACGGAATCGGAATTCGCCGGGTCAACCTGCATGATCGCGGTGCGGCTGCTGAACAATGCCGATCCACCAGACGCCGCCGCCATCGGCAACACGCCGCTGATCCTGCGCAAATCCGGCATGGACGCACCGACAGTAGGCGAGATCGTCCGGCTCACCGTGTCGGGGAAGGCGCATGTCTTCGTTTGA
- a CDS encoding ABC transporter permease: MQSAVDLTRAGLTSRMRQMPQRRAAPWLVTAAALVALFALLPLAFIIWIAIQTGWETVSALVLRPRVGELLINTTLLVLLTVPIAIVLSVALAWLTERSDLPGARLWAWLCVAPLAIPAFVHSYAWITMVPSLHGLWAGVLVSVIAYFPFLYLPISAALRRLDPALEDAAAALGLGPRRVFWRVVLPQLRLAICGGSLLVGLHLLAEYGLYVFIRFDTFTTAIVDQFQSTFNGPAANMLAGVLVTCCFVLLGLEVLVRGEERYARVGSGAARHQQRTSLGRATMPSLLLLVVTTLLALGVPFVIIGRWLVAGGAEVWRLDEIGLALGQTLFLALAGALLATVAAMPMAWISIRAPGRLQRLLEGCNYIVGSLPGVVIALALVTITVRIALPLYQTLFTILVAYALMFLPRALVSLRASIAQAPVELERAASSLGRRPLNALWSTTIRLSAPGAAAGMALVALGIMNELTATQMLAPNGTRTLAMAFWSYSGEIDYASAAPYAFIMVAMSLPLTWLLYVQSKRMAGR, translated from the coding sequence ATGCAGTCCGCGGTCGATCTCACGCGCGCCGGCCTGACGTCGAGGATGCGACAAATGCCGCAGCGCCGCGCCGCGCCCTGGCTTGTCACCGCCGCTGCTCTCGTCGCGCTGTTCGCCCTGTTGCCGCTCGCCTTCATCATCTGGATCGCAATCCAGACCGGCTGGGAGACCGTGTCCGCGCTGGTCTTGCGGCCGCGTGTCGGCGAACTGCTGATCAACACCACGCTGCTGGTGCTGCTGACCGTGCCGATCGCCATCGTGCTGTCGGTGGCGCTGGCCTGGCTGACCGAGCGCAGCGACCTGCCCGGCGCCAGGCTGTGGGCCTGGCTGTGCGTGGCGCCGCTCGCCATTCCCGCTTTCGTGCATTCCTATGCCTGGATCACCATGGTGCCCAGCCTGCATGGCCTGTGGGCCGGCGTGCTGGTGTCCGTGATCGCCTATTTCCCCTTCCTCTATCTGCCCATATCGGCGGCGCTGCGCCGTCTCGATCCGGCCCTGGAGGACGCAGCCGCCGCCCTCGGCCTTGGACCCCGGCGCGTCTTCTGGCGTGTCGTACTGCCGCAGCTGAGGCTCGCCATCTGCGGCGGCTCGCTGCTGGTCGGGCTGCATCTGCTGGCCGAATACGGCCTCTACGTCTTCATCCGCTTCGACACCTTCACCACGGCGATCGTCGACCAGTTCCAGTCGACCTTCAACGGACCAGCCGCCAACATGCTGGCCGGCGTGCTGGTGACCTGCTGCTTCGTGCTTCTGGGCCTCGAAGTTCTGGTACGCGGCGAGGAGCGTTATGCCCGTGTCGGCTCCGGCGCGGCGCGCCACCAGCAACGCACGAGCCTCGGCCGCGCCACCATGCCGAGCCTGCTCTTGCTGGTCGTCACCACGCTGCTGGCGCTTGGCGTGCCGTTCGTCATCATCGGCCGCTGGCTCGTCGCCGGCGGCGCCGAGGTCTGGCGTCTCGACGAGATTGGCCTGGCGCTTGGCCAGACGCTGTTCCTGGCGCTTGCCGGGGCACTGCTTGCCACTGTCGCCGCCATGCCGATGGCCTGGATCTCGATCCGCGCGCCGGGACGGCTGCAACGCCTGCTGGAGGGTTGCAACTACATCGTCGGCTCGCTACCGGGTGTCGTCATCGCGCTGGCGCTGGTCACCATCACCGTGCGCATCGCGCTGCCGCTCTATCAGACGCTGTTCACGATCCTGGTCGCCTATGCCCTCATGTTCCTGCCGCGCGCCCTGGTCAGCCTGCGCGCCTCGATCGCCCAGGCACCGGTCGAGCTCGAGCGCGCCGCGTCCAGCCTGGGCAGGCGCCCGCTCAACGCGCTGTGGTCGACGACCATCCGCCTGTCGGCGCCAGGTGCCGCGGCCGGCATGGCGCTGGTGGCGCTCGGCATCATGAACGAACTGACCGCGACCCAGATGCTGGCGCCGAACGGCACCCGCACGCTGGCCATGGCATTCTGGTCCTACAGCGGTGAGATCGACTACGCCTCGGCGGCCCCTTACGCCTTCATCATGGTGGCGATGTCGCTGCCGCTCACCTGGCTGCTCTATGTCCAGTCGAAACGGATGGCCGGACGATGA